From the genome of Trypanosoma brucei brucei TREU927 chromosome 11 chr11_scaffold01 genomic scaffold, whole genome shotgun sequence:
GAGGCAAAGGTTACCGCTGGTGTCGAGTGTATATTCTGGTGGTCCGCATAGTGATAAAAGTGTGCATATTGGCGTGCATGTACGATATCGTGCACGCGTACGAgacagggggggggggagaaccGTTATTCACAGCTGTGGACTGTACATTTCTTGTATTTCCTCTCCGCCTTCCTCCGCCCCCTCCCCTACATTggttttatattttaaaaaagggctATCACGTGTAGCACAAGGGCATATAGAAAGAGAGGTATACGTGCCTATTTGTATAGATATAGACTTTCATATAGAGTGAGTGTGCATGCGGCTAAATAGCTGCTGGATACGGAGGGTACACAGGGGAATTGCACAGTCGAACTTAAGATGTGTCTCTACCTTCGCCGCTCTTGTAAAGGTGCAAGAAGCCCTGAAAAGTTCGAAACCATTTGCTGATGATGCCAAGGGTTTTGCAGAGTTCTTTCGAGTTCCATGTCTTCCCGGCGTTGGGGCGCAGGAGAGCGTTCGCCGCCACTACGACCGAGTGCTCCGAGACctcaagcaacaaaaagataGCTACGTCATGCGACAACAAGGACAAGATGAGCGTGTCAACGAGGAACTTCCAATCTTTTTGGTCTCATATGATACTGGATCGAAAAACTTTTACCTCTTTTCGGTCGAGAAAGATTGCAATGCAGTCCGCTCTCCAGCTGATGGTGAGTCAGACGTATCAGGTTTGGCGGACGAACTAATGCAATACACACGCGGCATGACACAAGCGATTATGATTCCCATTGTGGCCGACGAAGAGGAGCGGGGAGCTCTGGCCCCTCACCTGACGCGACTCAGCGGTGAACTGAAACGGTGTGGCATCATTCCTGTTCTCAGTGTTGATAGCTTAGAAATCATAAAGACACTAGATCCCCAGCAGTCGCCTGTTCGTATCGTGACAAAAGGTCGCGGCAAGCATGCGTCGGAGCCACTCACCGAAGAGTGGTTTCGCGCCCATTGGGTACACCTGCGCACGCTCGTCTTCAAATCCAGCGAGGAGGACCCCATTATTACTTTGAACCGCCTCGTCGCGCCACGGTTTACCATATATGTTATTCACCTGGTGCGCGCAGGTTCCCGCGGACTTAACGTGGCCCTTTATGAGCCGCTTCAGAAAAAACGATATGGAGCAAAGGGGATGCTTTCCGACGTTTTGGGCTGCCTCTTAGAGAGGCAAGCAAAGCAGGTGATATTTCTCCCAACGAACCGTACAGATCGTCCCACATTACTGCGATGTCGTACCGCGCTCACAAAAATGGGACGCACTTGTTACCTTGTCTTCCCATCAGAGATTGGGGAAAAGTATCGTGGGGTATATCAGTCGGATCCGGCCCGGTACTGGTCATCGCTATGTGAGGTAAAAGGTTCTCTCGACGCAGATTTCAGCTTTGAAGTGTACGCAACTGTAGGAAATAATATTCGCACCCAGCAGTACAAGCGAACGAGAGAAAATTTACTAGAGAAGCAGGCTTCCTTAAGCAGCGAAAATAACATGCCGGCAGTAACAAACTCTGAGGTGGAGAAGTGGCTTCGTGTTCTTTCACTCGATAAGCGTGTGTCATGTGAAAAGGCACAAATGCGCAAGTACAAAAAGTACCTTGTGATTGCATTCATGGCGACGGAATTTGCTGCATACACTCGACCGGCAAACCCCCACGCACCTGCGAATTATGTGGTAGCTACTAGCATTATGGACTATCAGCAACAGGTTGTGGAGCCATGGACCAAGTACTCTTCCCGCGGGGAGTTCAAGCTACCCTCATTGGAAGGGTTCGATGTTATTGTGTGTCACGATGTTAAACACTTCGTGTTATTGATATGGGACGATCCCGAACTCCGACGTTTCTTAAAGCGTGGGGGAAGGGTGTGGTGCACGATGTTCGCAGAATACCTCCTCGACGCCCAGAGGTGTCAGTCTGGCAGCAATAGCCTTCACGACGTGGCAATGAAATACGGCATCCTCACACCACAGTCGTCGGTTTTGGGGCTCAGTACGCCAGACCTCCCCATTGCATTTATTCAACACTACCTGGTAGCCGCAGTGGATGCTATATCCCGTGTTTTTCAAGAACAACTCAAAAAGGCCTGTGGGAATAGCCAATTGATTTGTGTCGCCCATCGGATGGATTCGTTGCTAGCGATGGCTTCCATAGAGAAGGCTGGAATTCACATCGATTCCAAGGAGGCAACTCTGCAGGCACAGGCGATCCGTAATCGGTTATTGGCTATCGACaagtctctctctctttatgCACCCGATGAAATACCACTTGACATGCAACGGTTCTTCGACTGGACTTCCTTACAACACCTTCAGGCCTACTTCTTCGGTGGAAGCATTACGTTGGGCTACACAGACATTTCGCGTGATTCCTCCACATGGACCGCCCATCTCATTCATCTCTGCCATAAATACGGCAACCTCGGGCTCATGTCGGCAGATGTGCACCTACAGCGGTTCGCTTCTGAAAGAGGGTTGCGGGGAGCTGGGCGTTTACCACAGCGTGTGGCACGATTCTTTGATGCGGACGGAAGCTCCCGGAGGCGCAAGTACAGACTAGTTGTATTTGATATTGAATCCACGGGATTGAATACAGCGACTGACGCCATAATTGAGGTTGCTGCATTTGATCCCGTGGAGGGGACGTCTTTTAGCTCATTGGTAAATCCGCAACGCCCCATCCCGCCACAGTCTACCGCTATCCATCACATAACCGACAGTATGGTGCAGGGAGCTCCGCGTTTGTCAGAGGTTACACAAGCCTTTGCACGGTACTTGCGGCTGAGTGAAGGGCAGCGCGATGAGGATGAAGTTACAATCCTCATAGGTCACAATGTTTTCGCCCTTGATGAACCGCTCCTTCGCCGCGCTTTTCGGTCTGAAAGTGTGGATACAGAGAACCTTCTCTTTTGTGATTCGCTCACTATACTTAAGGGTCTCAAGCAGGAACTGCAGGGGTCAAAGAAAGATTCGAAGTTTGACAGAGGGGTGCTGGATATATTGACCAACTCACTTCGTCTCTCTTCCCTCGTAGAAGGCTTGCGTGTAGAGGCCGACGGAGAACTTCACCGTGCCGACACGGATGCGAAAATGCTGTGGTTTGTTCTCGTTAACGCTTTCGGTATCGGGGGAAAGGATGCCGTCAAGCAGCGCGATGAGGTGCTTAGCCATGCTGTACGCACGCTGGTATTGTACCCAGGTGTTGGGTGTTTTCTTCCGCAGGAGCGACGAAAGGATTGCGTCACAGTTCAGTTACCTGGCGTATGCTTCAAGgcgataaaagaaaaacgaaccATTGAACAGCTTCGCAAGCGCCACCTCGATGAGGCAACATTTGTCGTGTTACAGCGGCACAAGCTGGAGGTAGCGGGGCTTCTACTACAAAAGTTGCAATTAGAGCGTGGCTCCGCAAATTTTCTCCACTCGGGAACTGATGGCCGGCTGTCCATCCTTCATAGTGACAATAAGGTAAGACAGTATATTGATCTTACCGCTACCACAACTTCACGCACAACGAGCTCCTACCCAAGCTGCCAAAATATCCCGAAGGACGACAAATCTTCGCTACGCCACCTTTTTGTATCAAGGTTTGGTGAGAAGGGCCGTTGCGTGGAAATTGACTACTCGCAGCTGGAGATTGTTGTTATGGCTGTTCTCTGTGAGGACGAAAGGCTCGTTTCAGACCTAAACCAGGGGGTCGACTTCCACGTGAAACGCGCTTCGTTTTTCAGTGGAATATCCTATGATGAAATCTATAACGGATACAAGCGTGGAGAGGCCAAATTTCTCAAGCTACGTAAAGTGGCCAAGACTTTCTCGTTTCAGCGTTTGTATGGTGCAGGCGTGCCGCTGCTTCACAAAACGACTGGTATCCCCGTTCAGGATCTTCAGGAATGTATACgcagggaagaggaagaataTCCAGGTATATCGCGCTTCCACCGTCTCGCTCGGACGGTTGCTCTGCGGGCAAATAATCCCGGTCTGCCAACACACTTCATTGTTGAGCTCCCTACAGGCCTACGCGTATGTTACAAAACCCGAGATGTAGTGCTCAACCTTCCTCCAGTGAAAAATTACCCCATTCAAAGCTTTGGTGCGGAACTTGCCCAAATGATGATTGGGCGCGTATTTCGTCAATTCGTGCGCAAAAGTTTTTACGGCCAAAAAGCCTTTATGATAAACTTCGTACACGATTCGCTTTGGCTCGACTGCCACATGAGTGTCCTTGAGGAATGTGTACACGAGACGCGCACCATCATGGAAGAAGTAGACACGTACGTGGCAAAGACATTCCCAGGTGTTAAGTTGAAAGTTCCGCTGAAGGTTTCAGTGGACTGTGGCGTGGATATGTGTGCCATGGAATCCGTCAAGGATGATTTCAGCGCGCTCGCGTCACAGCAGCGAAGCAAATCGTCAGAGTTAGATGCACTTATACCCGAACTTAGTAAGGAAGTTACTGACAGTGTAGAAATTACGGTGTAAAAGGTGGACCGCACCTGTTTCTTTGCATTACGCGAACATTGCACAGTTTCAATACCCTCtgttaaaagaagaaaggaccACATTCTGCCGAAATAACTTTAGGGCGAGGGCAGAAGTGCCTTAagcccttttttcttttctatacAGAATGTTTCACCgtacttttcttccccaaaacaagaaatttTATCCTCTAACAAACttacaaagtaaaaaattcaaaagaaataaaggaaaaacatcACAGTTAACGGTATATAAGTACACCCCCATTTCTTCAACATGGCTCTCACTCAATCCCTAAAACTCTCGAATGGAGTGATGATGCCAGTTCTTGGTTTCGGTATGTGGAAGTTACAGGATGGCAATGAAGCCGAGACGGCGACGATGTGGGCCATAAAAAGCGGCTATCGTCACATCGATACTGCAGCCATctataaaaatgaagaaagcgCTGGCAGGGCCATTGCCTCATGTGGTGTACCGCGGGAAGAGCTATTCGTCACGACGAAGCTTTGGAACTCCGACCAGGGATATGAGAGCACGCTGAGCGCATTTGAGAAGAGCATTAAGAAGCTCGGCCTGGAATATGTTGACCTATACCTCATCCACTGGCCGGGGAAGGACAAGTTTATCGACACATGGAAGGCGTTTGAGAAACTGTACGCCGATAAGAAGGTGCGCGCCATTGGCGTTTCCAACTTTCACGAGCACCACATCGAGGAACTGCTAAAGCACTGTAAGGTTGCACCGATGGTTAACCAGATCGAGCTCCATCCGCTGCTCAATCAGAAGGCACTCTGCGAGTACTGCAAGTCGAAGAACATCGCCGTCACTGCCTGGTCGCCGCTTGGTCAAGGACATCTCGTCGAAGACGCCCGTCTGAAAGCTATCGGAGGAAAGTATGGTAAGACAGCTGCGCAGGTGATGCTCCGCTGGGAAATACAAGCAGGGGTCATCACGATTCCCAAATCGGGCAACGAGGCCCGCATCAAGGAAAATGGCAATATATTTGACTTCGAACTAACTGCGGAGGACATTCAAGTCATCGATGGTATGAATGCCGGCCACCGCTACGGCCCCGATCCGGAGGTCTTCATGAACGACTTTTGATGCCCAAGGGTGCGGTGTTCGAGTAGTAACACTGGACGGATTGCCATCTCACCTTTGAGTGGGCTTTCAACCTATACTTTGATCTCTCAtttaactatttttttttcctagcATCGCGGCTACTATTCATCTCACTGCTCTTTTGTCCTGCGAACGAGGACGGTATTTATGTTTTCCGTAGTGAATAAATGTGT
Proteins encoded in this window:
- a CDS encoding prostaglandin f synthase (identical to GB:BAB17681.1: prostaglandin F synthase {Trypanosoma brucei}; similar to Probable reductase (EC 1.1.-.-) (Swiss-Prot:P22045) (Leishmania major)), giving the protein MALTQSLKLSNGVMMPVLGFGMWKLQDGNEAETATMWAIKSGYRHIDTAAIYKNEESAGRAIASCGVPREELFVTTKLWNSDQGYESTLSAFEKSIKKLGLEYVDLYLIHWPGKDKFIDTWKAFEKLYADKKVRAIGVSNFHEHHIEELLKHCKVAPMVNQIELHPLLNQKALCEYCKSKNIAVTAWSPLGQGHLVEDARLKAIGGKYGKTAAQVMLRWEIQAGVITIPKSGNEARIKENGNIFDFELTAEDIQVIDGMNAGHRYGPDPEVFMNDF
- a CDS encoding mitochondrial DNA polymerase I protein B, putative is translated as MRLNSCWIRRVHRGIAQSNLRCVSTFAALVKVQEALKSSKPFADDAKGFAEFFRVPCLPGVGAQESVRRHYDRVLRDLKQQKDSYVMRQQGQDERVNEELPIFLVSYDTGSKNFYLFSVEKDCNAVRSPADGESDVSGLADELMQYTRGMTQAIMIPIVADEEERGALAPHLTRLSGELKRCGIIPVLSVDSLEIIKTLDPQQSPVRIVTKGRGKHASEPLTEEWFRAHWVHLRTLVFKSSEEDPIITLNRLVAPRFTIYVIHLVRAGSRGLNVALYEPLQKKRYGAKGMLSDVLGCLLERQAKQVIFLPTNRTDRPTLLRCRTALTKMGRTCYLVFPSEIGEKYRGVYQSDPARYWSSLCEVKGSLDADFSFEVYATVGNNIRTQQYKRTRENLLEKQASLSSENNMPAVTNSEVEKWLRVLSLDKRVSCEKAQMRKYKKYLVIAFMATEFAAYTRPANPHAPANYVVATSIMDYQQQVVEPWTKYSSRGEFKLPSLEGFDVIVCHDVKHFVLLIWDDPELRRFLKRGGRVWCTMFAEYLLDAQRCQSGSNSLHDVAMKYGILTPQSSVLGLSTPDLPIAFIQHYLVAAVDAISRVFQEQLKKACGNSQLICVAHRMDSLLAMASIEKAGIHIDSKEATLQAQAIRNRLLAIDKSLSLYAPDEIPLDMQRFFDWTSLQHLQAYFFGGSITLGYTDISRDSSTWTAHLIHLCHKYGNLGLMSADVHLQRFASERGLRGAGRLPQRVARFFDADGSSRRRKYRLVVFDIESTGLNTATDAIIEVAAFDPVEGTSFSSLVNPQRPIPPQSTAIHHITDSMVQGAPRLSEVTQAFARYLRLSEGQRDEDEVTILIGHNVFALDEPLLRRAFRSESVDTENLLFCDSLTILKGLKQELQGSKKDSKFDRGVLDILTNSLRLSSLVEGLRVEADGELHRADTDAKMLWFVLVNAFGIGGKDAVKQRDEVLSHAVRTLVLYPGVGCFLPQERRKDCVTVQLPGVCFKAIKEKRTIEQLRKRHLDEATFVVLQRHKLEVAGLLLQKLQLERGSANFLHSGTDGRLSILHSDNKVRQYIDLTATTTSRTTSSYPSCQNIPKDDKSSLRHLFVSRFGEKGRCVEIDYSQLEIVVMAVLCEDERLVSDLNQGVDFHVKRASFFSGISYDEIYNGYKRGEAKFLKLRKVAKTFSFQRLYGAGVPLLHKTTGIPVQDLQECIRREEEEYPGISRFHRLARTVALRANNPGLPTHFIVELPTGLRVCYKTRDVVLNLPPVKNYPIQSFGAELAQMMIGRVFRQFVRKSFYGQKAFMINFVHDSLWLDCHMSVLEECVHETRTIMEEVDTYVAKTFPGVKLKVPLKVSVDCGVDMCAMESVKDDFSALASQQRSKSSELDALIPELSKEVTDSVEITV